The Rhodopseudomonas palustris genome window below encodes:
- the tmk gene encoding dTMP kinase — MVQKKPTNRSLRGRFITFEGGEGAGKSTQIRLLAKRLEKARLRALVTREPGGSPGAEAIRSALLAGIGKLIGGADAEALLFAAARDDHVRTLIEPALARGEWVLCDRFYDSTRAYQGKLGAVSLDLLNALQQVTIGDMKPDLTVILDIPVEIGLARAAVRRGSETPDRFESEAIDFHRGLREVFRQIAAQEPERCVLIDANAEPEEVADRIWQAVRLRLLEPARSGAKSA; from the coding sequence ATGGTTCAAAAGAAGCCGACAAATCGTTCATTGCGCGGGCGCTTCATCACCTTTGAAGGTGGAGAGGGAGCCGGCAAATCGACTCAGATCAGGTTGCTGGCGAAGCGGCTGGAGAAGGCGCGGCTGCGCGCGCTGGTGACCCGCGAACCCGGCGGCTCGCCGGGCGCGGAAGCGATCCGCAGCGCGCTGCTGGCGGGGATCGGCAAGCTGATCGGCGGCGCCGATGCCGAGGCGCTGCTGTTCGCCGCCGCCCGCGACGACCATGTTCGCACCCTGATCGAGCCGGCGCTGGCCCGCGGCGAATGGGTGCTGTGCGACCGCTTCTACGATTCAACCCGGGCGTATCAGGGCAAGCTCGGCGCCGTGAGCCTGGATCTGCTCAACGCGCTGCAGCAGGTGACGATCGGCGACATGAAACCGGACCTCACCGTGATCCTCGATATTCCGGTCGAGATCGGGCTGGCGCGCGCCGCGGTGCGCCGCGGCAGCGAGACGCCGGACCGGTTCGAATCCGAGGCGATCGATTTCCACCGTGGCCTCCGCGAGGTATTTCGCCAGATCGCCGCGCAGGAGCCGGAGCGCTGCGTGCTGATCGATGCCAACGCCGAGCCGGAGGAGGTCGCCGACCGGATTTGGCAGGCGGTACGGCTGCGTCTGCTGGAGCCAGCCCGCAGCGGGGCGAAATCGGCATGA
- a CDS encoding DNA polymerase III subunit delta': MSARKAASKAAAPENTVRHPRETTELYGHHAAEQALLDAYRGGRIAHAWLIGGAQGIGKATLAYRMARFVLTHREPQSDAVRSAASLAIDPDHPVARHIAAEAHGGLLTLERSVNDKGVLRNVITVDESRETISFFGATAAIDGWRVCIVDTVDDLNANSANALLKVIEEPPQRSLFLLLSNAPARVLPTIQSRCRKLMLRPLATADVIAAAADAAGLERDDPQLGEAAAASEGSVARALMLMGGGALSLQQTTTALLDSLPNVDPRALHALGDAIGGTDRATLQAFVDGVDRWVAARLRTPDPNAELPRLARLAEVWEKIGRAARDTEAYNLERKPLVFSVFGLLAEAVR; this comes from the coding sequence ATGAGCGCCCGCAAGGCCGCCTCGAAGGCAGCGGCGCCGGAAAACACCGTCCGGCATCCGCGCGAGACCACCGAGCTGTACGGTCACCACGCCGCCGAACAAGCGCTGCTCGACGCTTATCGCGGCGGCCGGATTGCCCATGCCTGGCTGATCGGCGGCGCGCAGGGAATCGGCAAGGCGACGCTGGCGTACCGGATGGCGCGGTTCGTGCTGACGCATCGCGAGCCGCAATCGGACGCGGTGCGGAGCGCAGCCTCGCTGGCGATCGACCCCGATCATCCGGTGGCGCGCCATATCGCGGCCGAGGCCCATGGCGGGCTGCTGACGCTGGAGCGTTCGGTCAACGACAAAGGCGTGCTGCGCAACGTCATCACCGTCGATGAGTCGCGCGAGACGATCTCGTTCTTTGGCGCCACCGCGGCGATCGATGGCTGGCGGGTGTGCATCGTCGACACCGTCGACGACCTGAATGCCAATTCGGCGAACGCGCTGCTCAAGGTGATCGAGGAGCCGCCGCAGCGCTCGCTGTTCCTGCTGCTGTCGAACGCGCCGGCGCGCGTGCTGCCGACCATCCAGTCGCGATGCCGCAAGCTGATGCTGCGCCCGCTCGCGACCGCTGACGTGATCGCCGCAGCGGCGGATGCGGCCGGTCTCGAGCGCGATGATCCGCAGCTCGGCGAAGCGGCCGCGGCGTCCGAAGGCAGCGTCGCGCGCGCGCTGATGCTGATGGGCGGCGGCGCCTTGTCGCTGCAGCAGACCACGACCGCGCTGCTCGACAGCCTGCCGAATGTCGATCCCCGCGCGCTGCACGCGCTTGGCGATGCGATCGGCGGCACCGATCGTGCGACGCTGCAGGCCTTTGTCGATGGGGTCGACCGCTGGGTCGCGGCGCGGCTCCGCACGCCAGATCCGAACGCGGAACTGCCGCGCCTTGCACGGCTGGCGGAGGTATGGGAAAAGATCGGCCGCGCCGCACGCGACACCGAAGCCTACAATCTCGAGCGGAAACCGCTGGTATTTTCGGTGTTCGGGCTTCTCGCGGAGGCGGTGCGCTGA
- the metG gene encoding methionine--tRNA ligase yields the protein MAQRNSFYITTAISYPNGAPHIGHAYEAIATDALARFQRLDGKDVFFLTGTDEHGLKMIQTAQREGMTPAELAARNAGRFRDMDDRFGISYDRFIRTSEEQHHASVQEIWKRMQASGDIYLDSYSGWYSVRDEAYYAEDETVVGEDGVRRGPQGTPVEWVEEKSYFFKLSAYQDRLLKLYEEQPDFIGPDARRNEVVSFVKGGLKDLSVSRTTFDWGVKVPGDPEHVMYVWVDALTNYITGVGFPDESDKNWHYWPADVHVIGKDIIRFHAVYWPAFLMSAGIPIQKRVYAHGFLFNKGEKMSKSVGNIVDPFNLADQYGVDQVRYFFLREVPFGSDGSYNHEAIVNRINADLANDLGNLAQRSLTMIAKQCDGKVPEHGAFSETDSAILAMADGMIAQARTAMATQQIHQALNAVWAVVAEANRYFAGEAPWALAKTDPARQKTVLYVTAEVLRQIAILAQPAIPTSAAKLLDILGVAEGSRDFAALPTRIVPGTPLPAPAPIFPRYVEPAAS from the coding sequence ATGGCGCAGCGAAATTCATTCTACATCACCACGGCGATCTCCTATCCGAACGGCGCGCCGCATATCGGTCACGCCTATGAGGCGATCGCGACCGACGCGCTGGCCCGGTTCCAGCGGCTCGACGGCAAGGATGTGTTCTTCCTGACCGGCACCGACGAGCACGGCCTGAAGATGATCCAGACCGCGCAGCGCGAGGGGATGACGCCGGCTGAGCTTGCCGCCCGCAATGCCGGCCGCTTCCGCGACATGGATGATCGCTTCGGCATCTCCTACGACCGCTTCATCCGTACCTCCGAGGAGCAGCATCACGCGTCCGTCCAGGAAATCTGGAAGCGCATGCAGGCCAGCGGCGACATCTATCTCGACAGCTATTCCGGCTGGTACTCGGTCCGGGACGAAGCCTATTACGCCGAGGATGAAACCGTCGTCGGCGAGGACGGCGTTCGCCGTGGCCCGCAGGGCACGCCGGTCGAGTGGGTCGAGGAGAAGAGCTACTTCTTCAAACTGTCGGCCTATCAGGACAGACTGTTGAAGCTCTACGAGGAGCAGCCGGACTTCATCGGCCCGGACGCGCGCCGCAACGAGGTGGTCAGCTTCGTCAAGGGCGGGCTGAAGGATCTGTCGGTGTCGCGCACCACGTTCGACTGGGGCGTCAAGGTGCCAGGCGATCCCGAGCACGTGATGTATGTCTGGGTCGACGCGCTGACCAACTACATCACCGGCGTCGGCTTCCCGGATGAATCCGACAAGAACTGGCATTACTGGCCGGCTGACGTTCACGTCATCGGCAAGGACATCATCCGCTTCCATGCGGTGTACTGGCCGGCGTTCCTGATGTCGGCGGGAATCCCGATCCAGAAGCGCGTCTACGCCCACGGCTTCCTGTTCAACAAGGGCGAGAAGATGTCGAAGTCGGTCGGCAACATCGTCGACCCGTTCAATCTGGCCGACCAGTACGGCGTCGATCAGGTGCGTTACTTCTTCCTGCGCGAGGTGCCGTTCGGTTCTGACGGCAGCTACAATCACGAGGCGATCGTCAACCGCATCAACGCCGATCTCGCCAACGACCTCGGCAATCTGGCGCAGCGTTCACTCACCATGATCGCCAAGCAGTGCGACGGCAAAGTGCCCGAGCATGGCGCGTTCAGTGAGACCGACAGCGCCATCCTGGCGATGGCCGACGGCATGATCGCGCAGGCGCGGACCGCGATGGCGACGCAGCAGATCCATCAGGCGCTCAACGCGGTGTGGGCGGTGGTGGCGGAAGCCAACCGTTACTTCGCCGGCGAAGCGCCGTGGGCGCTCGCCAAGACCGACCCGGCGCGGCAGAAGACGGTGCTGTACGTCACCGCCGAAGTGCTGCGGCAGATTGCGATCCTGGCACAGCCGGCGATCCCGACCTCGGCGGCGAAGCTGCTCGACATCCTCGGCGTTGCGGAAGGTTCGCGCGACTTCGCGGCGCTGCCGACCCGGATCGTGCCGGGCACGCCGCTGCCGGCCCCTGCGCCGATTTTCCCGCGCTACGTCGAGCCGGCGGCAAGCTGA
- a CDS encoding TatD family hydrolase: protein MLVDSHCHLDFPDFADDLAGIVARAEVSGVGRMVTISTRVKKLPDLVAIAERFPNVYCSVGTHPHHADEEDGITTDELVKLAQHPKVVAFGEAGLDYFYEMGSRPAQERGFRAHIAAARETGLPLVIHTREADDDCGKILEDEMGKGAFRAVLHCYTGGRDLAMKAIDLGLMISFTGILTFKKSQTLRDLAAELPADRVMVETDSPYLAPGKYRGKRNEPAYVVETAKVLAEVRGVSLDEIARQTTENFFRLFGKVPAPAAA, encoded by the coding sequence ATGCTGGTCGACAGCCACTGCCATCTCGACTTCCCCGACTTTGCCGACGATCTCGCCGGCATCGTCGCCCGCGCCGAGGTGAGCGGGGTGGGGCGGATGGTGACGATCTCGACACGGGTCAAGAAGCTGCCGGACCTGGTAGCTATCGCGGAGCGGTTTCCCAACGTGTACTGCTCGGTCGGCACCCATCCGCATCATGCCGACGAGGAAGACGGCATCACCACCGATGAGCTGGTGAAGCTGGCGCAGCATCCCAAGGTGGTGGCGTTCGGCGAGGCCGGGCTCGATTACTTCTACGAAATGGGCTCGCGGCCTGCGCAGGAGCGCGGCTTCCGCGCCCACATCGCGGCGGCGCGCGAGACCGGGCTGCCACTGGTGATCCACACCCGCGAGGCGGACGATGACTGCGGCAAGATCCTCGAAGACGAAATGGGGAAGGGAGCTTTTCGCGCGGTGCTGCATTGCTACACCGGCGGTCGCGATCTCGCGATGAAGGCCATCGACCTCGGACTGATGATTTCCTTCACCGGCATTCTCACCTTCAAGAAGTCGCAGACGCTGCGGGATCTCGCCGCCGAACTGCCGGCCGACCGTGTCATGGTCGAGACCGACTCGCCGTATCTGGCGCCGGGCAAATATCGCGGCAAGCGCAACGAGCCTGCCTATGTGGTCGAGACCGCCAAGGTGCTGGCCGAGGTCCGCGGCGTGTCGCTCGACGAGATCGCCCGCCAGACGACCGAGAACTTCTTCCGCCTGTTCGGCAAGGTGCCGGCGCCCGCCGCCGCATGA
- a CDS encoding MBL fold metallo-hydrolase → MTLTLTILGSGSSAGVPRPALGWGAADPSNPKNRRLRCSLLAERITPDGGITRVLIDTSPDLREQLISADVDHLDAVFLTHEHADQTHGIDDLRSVVMAMKRRIPVYLNQSTGEHVLCRFAYCFKQAPGSSYPAILKSREIEAGDSKTIAGAGSDLTLTAFLLKHGDIPALGYRIAGAAYTPDVHDIPEASFGALEGLDLWIIDGLRYKHHASHFNIETALKWIEQFKPRRAVITNMSADIDYETLRKELPEGVVPGFDGMRLEIAG, encoded by the coding sequence ATGACGCTGACGCTCACCATCCTCGGTTCGGGCTCCTCCGCCGGCGTGCCGCGCCCGGCGCTCGGCTGGGGCGCCGCGGACCCGTCCAACCCGAAGAACCGGCGGCTGCGCTGCTCGCTGCTGGCCGAGCGCATCACGCCGGACGGCGGCATCACCCGCGTGCTGATCGACACTTCGCCTGACCTGCGCGAGCAACTGATCAGCGCCGACGTCGATCATCTCGACGCGGTGTTCCTCACCCACGAGCACGCCGACCAGACCCACGGCATCGACGATCTGCGCTCCGTGGTGATGGCGATGAAGCGGCGCATCCCGGTGTATCTCAACCAATCGACCGGCGAGCACGTACTGTGCCGTTTCGCCTACTGCTTCAAGCAGGCGCCGGGCAGCTCATATCCAGCGATCCTGAAATCGCGCGAGATCGAGGCCGGCGACAGCAAGACGATCGCAGGCGCCGGCAGCGACCTGACGCTGACCGCGTTTCTGCTGAAGCATGGCGATATCCCCGCGCTCGGCTATCGGATCGCCGGGGCGGCCTATACGCCCGACGTCCATGATATTCCGGAAGCGAGCTTCGGCGCCCTTGAAGGCCTCGACCTGTGGATCATCGACGGCCTGCGCTACAAGCACCACGCCAGCCACTTCAACATCGAAACCGCGCTGAAATGGATCGAGCAGTTCAAGCCGAGGCGCGCGGTGATCACCAACATGAGTGCCGACATCGATTACGAGACGCTGCGCAAGGAACTACCGGAGGGCGTAGTGCCGGGGTTCGATGGGATGCGGCTGGAGATCGCGGGCTGA
- a CDS encoding acyl-CoA synthetase: MSTPQGHYSIGLDKTPANFVPLSPLSFLERTANVYPELTSVVYEGRHYTWKETRARCRRFASWLTRSGIGRGDTVAVMLPNVPAMVEVHFAVPMAGAVLNALNIRLDAAAIAFQLDHGGAKIILVDPEFSGVVAEALKLMTKPKPLVIDVDDKMFPGSHRIGELEYEYAVASGDPTFAGHRPEDEWDAISLGYTSGTTGNPKGVVTHHRGAYLNAVSNILAGNLGQHPVYLWTLPMFHCNGWCFPWTIAAAAGINVCLRKVDPAKIFELIPKHGVTHMCGAPIVYNALINAPEAPKGAATKPVVGLIAGAAPPMAVLAGAETIGIKLTHVYGLTEVYGPASVCAEQPGWDDLPVAERAKLKRRQGVPYPMQEAVTVLDPETMQEVPRDGETIGEVMFRGNIVMKGYLKNEKATKEALAGGWFHTGDLGVLDADGYVIIKDRSKDIIISGGENVSSVEVEDVLYKHPAILFAAVVAKPDPKWGEVPCAFVELKDGATATEAEIIAYCREHLPGFKTPKSIVFSSIPKTSTGKIQKFMLRDQVKSAKAILE, translated from the coding sequence ATGAGCACCCCGCAAGGTCATTACAGCATCGGTCTGGACAAGACCCCGGCCAACTTCGTGCCGCTGTCACCGCTGAGCTTCCTGGAGCGCACCGCCAACGTTTATCCGGAGCTGACCTCCGTGGTGTACGAAGGCCGGCACTACACCTGGAAAGAAACCCGCGCGCGCTGCCGCCGCTTCGCCTCCTGGCTGACCCGTAGCGGCATCGGCCGCGGCGACACCGTGGCGGTGATGCTGCCCAACGTGCCGGCGATGGTCGAAGTTCACTTCGCGGTCCCGATGGCTGGCGCGGTGCTGAACGCGCTGAACATCCGGCTCGATGCCGCGGCGATCGCATTCCAGCTCGATCACGGCGGCGCCAAGATCATCCTGGTCGATCCGGAGTTTTCGGGCGTCGTCGCCGAAGCGCTGAAGCTGATGACCAAGCCGAAGCCGCTGGTGATCGACGTCGACGACAAGATGTTTCCCGGCAGCCACCGGATCGGCGAGCTCGAATACGAATATGCGGTCGCGTCCGGCGATCCGACCTTCGCCGGCCATCGCCCCGAGGACGAGTGGGACGCGATCTCGCTCGGCTACACCTCCGGCACCACCGGCAATCCGAAGGGCGTGGTGACGCATCATCGCGGCGCGTATCTCAACGCGGTCAGCAACATCCTCGCCGGCAATCTCGGCCAGCATCCGGTGTATCTGTGGACGCTGCCGATGTTCCACTGCAACGGCTGGTGCTTCCCGTGGACGATCGCGGCCGCGGCCGGCATCAACGTCTGCCTGCGCAAGGTCGATCCGGCCAAGATCTTCGAGCTGATCCCGAAGCACGGCGTCACCCACATGTGCGGCGCGCCGATCGTCTATAACGCGCTGATCAATGCACCGGAGGCGCCGAAGGGCGCTGCGACGAAGCCCGTCGTCGGCCTGATCGCCGGCGCGGCGCCGCCGATGGCGGTGCTGGCCGGCGCCGAGACCATCGGCATCAAGCTGACCCATGTGTACGGCCTCACCGAAGTGTACGGCCCGGCGTCGGTCTGCGCCGAGCAGCCCGGTTGGGACGATCTGCCGGTCGCCGAGCGCGCCAAGCTTAAGCGCCGCCAGGGCGTGCCCTACCCGATGCAGGAAGCCGTCACCGTGCTCGATCCGGAGACGATGCAGGAGGTGCCGCGCGACGGCGAGACCATCGGCGAGGTGATGTTCCGCGGCAACATCGTGATGAAGGGCTATCTGAAGAACGAAAAGGCCACCAAAGAAGCGCTCGCCGGCGGCTGGTTTCACACCGGCGACCTCGGCGTGCTCGACGCCGACGGCTACGTCATCATCAAGGATCGCTCCAAGGACATCATCATCTCGGGCGGCGAGAACGTGTCATCGGTCGAGGTTGAAGACGTGCTGTACAAGCACCCGGCGATCCTGTTCGCCGCCGTGGTCGCCAAGCCCGACCCGAAATGGGGCGAAGTCCCCTGCGCCTTCGTCGAGCTGAAAGACGGCGCCACCGCCACTGAAGCCGAGATCATCGCCTATTGCCGCGAACACCTCCCCGGCTTCAAGACCCCGAAGAGCATCGTGTTCTCGTCGATCCCGAAAACCTCGACCGGCAAGATCCAAAAATTCATGCTGCGCGATCAGGTGAAATCGGCGAAGGCGATTTTGGAGTAA
- a CDS encoding TRAP transporter large permease codes for MASADASQLTAGERLHAPQRKTLIGALEAGLGLMVEIPAAILVVVEVVVLFAGVVSRYVFHSPLIWSDELASILFLWLAMFGAAVAFRRGEHMRMTAMVAGASPRLRAWLDLVGICAALAFLLLIAAPAYEYAYEESYITTPALSLANSWRAAALPVGIALMALFAALRLIRFGDLKLVFGAALTVALLIGAFWLAQPLFKPLGNLNLVIFFVGVVATCVFAGVPIAFGFGLAIYGYLALTTTTPLLILVGRMDEGMSHLILLSVPLFVFLGLLIEMTGMARAMVAFLASLLGHVRGGLHYVLVGAMYLVSGISGSKAADMAAVAPVLFPEMKERGAKPGDLVALLSATGAQTETIPPSLVLITIGSVTGVSISALFTGGLLPGVVLAIMLCGLVWWRYRGEDLSHVKRARGSEIGKAFIVALPALALPFVIRAAVVEGVATATEVSTIGIVYAVVVGILVYRKFDWRRLRPMLVETAALSGAILLIIGTATGMAWGLTQSGFSRALAAAMTGLPGGSATFLAVSIVAFVILGSVLEGIPAIVLFGPLLFPIARAVGIHEVHYAMVVILAMGIGLFAPPFGVGYYAACAIGRVDPAEGMRPIWGYMLALLIGLIVVAAIPWISIGFL; via the coding sequence ATGGCGAGCGCCGACGCTTCCCAGCTCACCGCCGGTGAACGGCTCCACGCGCCGCAGCGTAAGACGCTGATCGGCGCGCTGGAGGCTGGGCTCGGCCTGATGGTCGAGATTCCGGCGGCGATCCTGGTCGTCGTCGAGGTCGTCGTGCTGTTTGCCGGCGTGGTATCTCGCTACGTCTTCCACAGTCCGCTGATCTGGTCCGACGAACTGGCGTCGATCCTGTTTCTGTGGCTGGCGATGTTCGGCGCGGCGGTCGCATTCCGTCGCGGCGAACACATGCGGATGACAGCGATGGTGGCGGGGGCCTCCCCGCGCCTGCGCGCCTGGCTCGATCTGGTCGGCATCTGCGCGGCACTGGCGTTCCTGCTGCTGATCGCCGCGCCGGCCTACGAATACGCCTACGAAGAGAGCTACATCACCACGCCGGCGCTGTCGCTTGCCAACAGCTGGCGCGCCGCGGCGCTGCCGGTCGGCATCGCGCTGATGGCGCTGTTCGCAGCTCTCCGGCTGATCCGGTTCGGCGATCTCAAGCTGGTGTTCGGCGCTGCGCTGACCGTCGCGCTGCTGATCGGCGCGTTCTGGCTGGCGCAGCCGCTGTTCAAGCCGCTCGGCAACCTCAATCTGGTGATCTTCTTCGTCGGCGTGGTGGCCACTTGCGTGTTCGCCGGCGTGCCGATCGCGTTCGGTTTCGGCTTGGCGATCTACGGCTACCTGGCGCTGACCACCACGACACCGCTGCTGATCCTGGTCGGCCGGATGGACGAGGGCATGAGCCACCTCATCCTGCTGTCGGTGCCGCTGTTCGTCTTCCTTGGTCTGCTGATCGAGATGACCGGGATGGCGCGGGCGATGGTGGCGTTTCTCGCCAGCCTGCTCGGCCATGTCCGCGGCGGCCTGCATTACGTGCTGGTCGGTGCGATGTATCTGGTCTCCGGCATCTCCGGCTCCAAGGCCGCCGACATGGCGGCGGTGGCGCCGGTGCTGTTTCCCGAGATGAAGGAGCGCGGCGCCAAGCCGGGCGATCTGGTCGCCCTGCTCTCCGCCACCGGCGCCCAGACTGAAACCATTCCGCCGAGCCTGGTGCTGATCACCATCGGCTCGGTCACCGGCGTGTCGATCTCGGCACTGTTCACCGGCGGCCTGTTACCCGGCGTGGTGCTGGCGATCATGCTGTGCGGCCTGGTGTGGTGGCGCTATCGCGGCGAAGACCTTAGCCACGTCAAACGCGCGCGCGGCAGCGAGATCGGCAAGGCCTTCATCGTCGCCCTACCCGCGCTGGCGCTGCCGTTCGTGATCCGCGCCGCCGTGGTCGAAGGCGTCGCCACCGCCACCGAAGTCTCGACCATCGGCATCGTCTATGCCGTGGTGGTCGGCATCCTGGTGTACCGCAAGTTCGATTGGCGCCGGCTGCGGCCGATGCTGGTCGAGACCGCGGCGCTGTCGGGGGCCATTCTGCTGATCATCGGCACCGCCACCGGCATGGCCTGGGGCCTGACGCAGTCCGGCTTCTCGCGGGCGCTGGCGGCGGCGATGACCGGCCTGCCCGGTGGCTCCGCCACGTTCCTGGCAGTGTCGATCGTTGCCTTCGTGATCCTCGGCAGCGTGCTGGAAGGCATCCCGGCGATCGTGCTGTTCGGGCCGCTGCTGTTTCCGATCGCCCGCGCCGTCGGTATCCACGAGGTGCACTACGCCATGGTGGTGATCCTGGCGATGGGCATCGGATTGTTCGCGCCACCGTTCGGCGTCGGCTATTATGCGGCCTGCGCGATCGGCCGCGTCGATCCCGCCGAAGGCATGCGCCCGATCTGGGGATATATGCTGGCGCTGCTGATCGGCTTGATCGTGGTCGCGGCGATCCCGTGGATCTCGATTGGATTCTTGTAG
- a CDS encoding TRAP transporter substrate-binding protein — protein sequence MSFSRRSLLKASAAAAAIGGIGAPWVARAAEAEFKYKYANNLPDTHPLNVRAREMSAAIKAETDGKVQIDVFPNNQLGSDTDMLSQIRAGGVEFFTLSGLILSTLVPAASINGIGFAFPDYETVWKAMDGELGGYVRGEIQKAGLMVMDKIWDNGFRQTTSSTKPINGPDDFKGFKIRVPVSPLWTSMFKAFDAAPASINFSEVYSALQTKVVEGQENPLALISTAKLYEVQKYCSLTNHMWDGFWFLANRRAWEKLPPDVRTIVAKHINAAAVKEREDTAKLNATVKEELTAKGLLFNQPPVMPFRDKLRSAGFYAEWKGKYGDQAWSLLEKSVGKLA from the coding sequence ATGAGTTTTTCACGCAGGAGCTTGTTGAAGGCGTCGGCGGCGGCAGCCGCGATCGGTGGCATCGGTGCGCCTTGGGTGGCACGGGCCGCTGAGGCCGAATTCAAGTACAAATACGCCAACAACCTGCCCGACACCCATCCGCTCAATGTTCGCGCCCGCGAGATGTCGGCAGCGATCAAGGCCGAGACCGACGGCAAGGTCCAGATCGACGTTTTCCCGAACAACCAGCTCGGCTCCGACACCGACATGCTGAGCCAGATTCGCGCCGGCGGCGTCGAGTTCTTCACGCTGTCAGGCCTGATCCTGTCGACCCTGGTGCCGGCGGCATCGATCAACGGCATCGGCTTCGCATTCCCGGACTATGAGACGGTCTGGAAGGCCATGGATGGCGAGCTCGGCGGCTACGTCCGCGGCGAAATCCAGAAGGCCGGCCTGATGGTGATGGACAAGATCTGGGACAACGGCTTCCGCCAGACCACGTCCTCGACCAAGCCGATCAACGGCCCGGACGACTTCAAGGGCTTCAAGATCCGCGTGCCGGTGTCGCCGCTGTGGACCTCGATGTTCAAGGCGTTCGATGCAGCCCCCGCCTCGATCAATTTCAGCGAAGTCTATTCGGCGCTGCAGACCAAGGTGGTCGAAGGCCAGGAAAACCCGCTGGCGCTGATCTCGACCGCCAAGCTGTACGAAGTGCAGAAGTACTGCTCGCTGACCAACCACATGTGGGACGGCTTCTGGTTCCTGGCCAACCGTCGCGCTTGGGAGAAGCTGCCGCCGGACGTGCGCACGATCGTCGCCAAGCACATCAATGCCGCCGCGGTGAAGGAGCGCGAAGACACCGCCAAGCTCAACGCCACGGTCAAGGAAGAGCTGACGGCCAAGGGCCTGCTGTTCAATCAGCCGCCGGTGATGCCGTTCCGCGACAAGCTGCGCAGCGCCGGCTTCTACGCCGAGTGGAAAGGCAAATACGGCGATCAGGCGTGGTCGCTGCTCGAGAAGTCCGTCGGCAAGCTGGCGTAA
- a CDS encoding SAM-dependent methyltransferase — protein sequence MDIPRIFTVSESAHRIHNPFTAEKFAALGASLRMEPGTRVLDLGSGSGEMLCTWARDHGISGTGIDMSPLFTAQAQLRARELGVADRVTFVHGDAAGYVADAKVGVAACVGATWVGGGVGGTIELLAKSLQDGGLILIGEPYWLRLPPTEEVAQGCRAQASSDFLLLPDLIASFDALNYDVVEMMLASQDSWDRYEAAKWLTMRRWLDANPDDEFAPEVRAELTTSPERYTRYGRDYLGWGVFALMAR from the coding sequence GTGGACATTCCGCGGATCTTTACCGTCAGCGAAAGCGCGCATCGCATCCACAATCCGTTCACGGCGGAGAAGTTCGCGGCGCTCGGCGCTTCGCTGCGGATGGAGCCGGGGACCCGCGTGCTCGACCTCGGCAGCGGGTCGGGCGAGATGTTGTGCACCTGGGCCCGCGATCACGGGATCAGCGGCACCGGGATCGACATGAGTCCGTTGTTCACCGCGCAAGCGCAGCTCCGCGCCCGCGAACTCGGCGTCGCCGATCGGGTTACGTTCGTTCATGGCGATGCCGCCGGCTATGTCGCGGATGCGAAAGTCGGCGTGGCGGCCTGTGTCGGCGCCACCTGGGTCGGCGGAGGCGTCGGGGGCACGATCGAGCTGCTCGCGAAGAGCCTACAGGACGGCGGCCTCATCCTGATCGGCGAGCCCTACTGGCTGCGATTGCCGCCGACCGAGGAGGTCGCCCAGGGTTGCCGTGCCCAGGCGAGCTCGGACTTCCTGCTGCTTCCGGATCTGATCGCGTCGTTCGACGCGCTGAATTACGACGTCGTCGAAATGATGCTGGCCAGTCAGGACAGCTGGGACCGGTACGAGGCCGCCAAGTGGCTCACCATGCGGCGATGGCTCGATGCCAATCCCGACGACGAGTTCGCGCCTGAAGTCCGTGCCGAGCTGACCACGTCGCCGGAACGCTACACGCGGTACGGCCGCGACTACCTCGGCTGGGGCGTGTTTGCGCTGATGGCTCGGTGA